One part of the Candidatus Aquiluna sp. UB-MaderosW2red genome encodes these proteins:
- the pstC gene encoding phosphate ABC transporter permease subunit PstC, whose translation MTQLKPSQANKPVRRMGDIVFSNAALAAGVSILATLALVAAFLVAQSVPAFTGADIPAAEGGFFVYVAPFVFGTVFASTIALLIATPLAIGIALYISHFANRRFAQTLGYAIDLLAAIPSVVYGLWGILVLAPFLTPSFIWLNDNLGWIPFFAGQVSATGRTMLTVGIVLAIMVLPIMAALIREVFLQTPRLHEEAALALGATRWEMIKMAVLPFGRPGIISAAMLGLGRALGETMAVAMVLSPSAIVSFAVLTSSNPNTIAANIALQFPEAGGNYVNLLVATGLMLFAITMVVNMFARWVINSRKEFSGAN comes from the coding sequence ATGACTCAACTAAAGCCAAGCCAGGCCAATAAGCCCGTGCGCAGAATGGGCGATATAGTCTTTTCGAACGCCGCCCTGGCAGCCGGTGTGAGCATCTTGGCTACCCTCGCGCTGGTCGCCGCTTTCCTAGTGGCCCAGTCGGTGCCGGCTTTTACCGGAGCAGATATTCCCGCCGCAGAAGGCGGCTTTTTTGTATATGTTGCACCCTTTGTGTTCGGAACTGTTTTCGCCTCCACAATTGCACTATTGATCGCTACACCGTTAGCGATTGGCATCGCTCTTTACATCTCTCACTTTGCCAATCGCAGATTCGCTCAAACCTTGGGTTACGCAATTGACCTATTGGCAGCAATCCCCTCGGTGGTCTATGGCCTCTGGGGGATTTTAGTTTTGGCACCGTTTCTCACCCCGAGCTTTATTTGGCTAAACGATAATTTGGGCTGGATACCCTTTTTTGCAGGCCAAGTTTCGGCCACCGGTCGCACCATGCTCACGGTCGGTATAGTGCTGGCGATCATGGTACTGCCGATCATGGCAGCGCTTATTCGAGAGGTATTTCTGCAGACTCCAAGACTTCACGAGGAGGCGGCGCTCGCCTTGGGGGCAACTCGCTGGGAAATGATAAAGATGGCCGTATTGCCATTTGGCAGGCCCGGCATTATTTCAGCAGCGATGTTGGGGCTAGGCCGAGCTCTGGGGGAAACCATGGCGGTGGCCATGGTGCTCTCCCCATCGGCGATTGTGAGTTTTGCGGTCTTAACTTCTTCAAACCCGAACACCATTGCAGCAAACATTGCACTCCAGTTCCCTGAAGCTGGCGGCAATTATGTGAACCTTTTGGTTGCAACCGGCCTGATGCTTTTTGCCATCACAATGGTGGTCAACATGTTTGCACGCTGGGTTATCAACTCCCGCAAAGAATTCTCGGGGGCCAACTAG